Proteins encoded in a region of the Esox lucius isolate fEsoLuc1 chromosome 9, fEsoLuc1.pri, whole genome shotgun sequence genome:
- the LOC105006878 gene encoding metal transporter CNNM1, which translates to MAAEDAATRSQTIHLFPRLPLYPARLLLFSVFYLCLTPSPSFALLGFRPEETGGELSVDAGVLKATEGTRFMLRVYYSLSQQRLNRTAGARANAAPWIAFIEEPSPGREGQVHPKRNMCMDKNARTSDIEILGSFKSASSQNSVLVEVLAKDLRRGEKIKYYSMCAFDGSKWEHYRTKDFWVAVVERGAEPDLWLQVLVSVLLLALSALFSGLNLSLLALDPVELQVLQNSGTDKEQKYARKIESVRRHGNYVLCTLLLGNALINAALAVWMCQILGMTWLSTVICAFGIFFIGEILPHSVASRHGLAIASKTIWVTRLLMVLSFPISYPISKLLDFILHQEISNFYTREKLLEMLRVTDPYHDLVKEELNIIQGALELRTKTVEDVLTPLTDCFMLTSEAVLDFNTMSEIMQSGYTRIPVFENERSNIVDILFVKDLAFVDPDDCTHLKTITQFYKHPMHCVFNDTKLDAMLEEFKKGKSHLAIVQRVNNEGEGDPFYEVMGIVTLEDVIEEIIKSEILDETDLYTDNRSKRRVSHHERKQQDFSIFKLSENELKVKISPQLLLATHRFLSTEVEPFKPVHLSEKILLRLIKHPSVVQELSYDEKNKLAPQHFLIQRNKPVDYFILVLQGRVEVEFGKEALRFENGAFAYYGVPAIMPTVHRSPSRSSGLDRSESMLCGGSLGQLNGGGSVYLPDYSVRQLTHLQIIKITRSHYQNALTATRMDSSPQTPDTDARPTDGNTPDPPVPDHLLPPRDTRPSSARTRGQQSSLPHSTSLLNEKNRIVRSKSDGQKSPSDSVFLRMDEIPYIREDHSETDGANDTASVAIETDAPSSIISSLSLSGSEDTLGKKLLLKLSHKKRKKSREGDKTPEDTSEQPLVKT; encoded by the exons ATGGCTGCGGAAGATGCGGCCACTCGGTCCCAAACCATCCACCTATTCCCACGGCTACCCCTTTATCCCGCTCGGTTGCTTCTCTTCTCCGTCTTCTACCTTTGCCTCACTCCCTCTCCGTCCTTCGCCTTACTGGGATTCCGCCCGGAGGAGACTGGTGGAGAGCTGTCCGTGGATGCCGGGGTCCTGAAAGCCACCGAGGGAACCCGCTTCATGCTACGGGTCTACTATTCCTTATCCCAACAGAGGCTTAATCGGACCGCCGGAGCCAGGGCCAACGCGGCTCCATGGATAGCATTCATCGAGGAGCCGAGTCCGGGGAGAGAGGGGCAGGTCCACCCGAAACGAAATATGTGCATGGATAAAAACGCCAGGACATCCGACATTGAGATCTTGGGCTCTTTTAAATCCGCTTCTAGCCAGAATTCTGTGTTGGTGGAAGTATTGGCAAAAGACCTACGCAGAGGAGAGAAGATTAAGTACTATTCGATGTGCGCCTTCGACGGGTCCAAATGGGAACATTACCGGACTAAGGATTTCTGGGTGGCTGTGGTGGAGCGAGGGGCAGAACCGGACCTCTGGCTCCAGGTGTTAGTATCGGTTCTGTTGCTCGCACTCTCTGCACTTTTCAGCGGGCTTAACCTCAGCCTACTGGCACTGGACCCAGTGGAGCTTCAGGTCCTGCAGAACAGCGGTACGGACAAGGAGCAGAAATACGCGCGGAAAATCGAGTCAGTTCGACGGCATGGAAACTACGTCCTTTGCACGTTGCTGCTGGGCAACGCGCTGATCAATGCGGCGCTTGCCGTGTGGATGTGCCAGATACTTGGGATGACCTGGCTTTCCACGGTCATCTGTGCGTTTGGGATATTTTTCATTGGGGAAATCCTGCCGCACTCTGTTGCGTCGCGGCACGGCTTGGCCATCGCGTCGAAAACAATCTGGGTAACTCGTCTTCTCATGGTTCTCTCTTTTCCTATCTCGTACCCGATCAGCAAACTACTAGACTTCATCCTTCACCAGGAGATCAGTAACTTTTACACCAGGGAAAAACTCCTCGAGATGTTGCGCGTGACCGACCCGTACCACGACCTGGTCAAAGAAGAGCTCAACATCATTCAGGGTGCGCTCGAGCTCCGGACCAAAACGGTTGAAGACGTTCTCACGCCGTTGACAGACTGCTTCATGCTCACCTCAGAAGCGGTACTGGACTTCAACACCATGTCGGAGATTATGCAGAGCGGCTACACGCGCATCCCGGTGTTCGAGAACGAGCGGTCGAACATTGTGGATATTTTGTTCGTGAAGGACCTGGCTTTTGTTGACCCAGACGACTGTACCCATCTAAAAACCATAACCCAGTTCTACAAACACCCCATGCACTGCGTGTTCAACGACACGAAACTTGACGCCATGCTGGAGGAATTCAAAAAGG GCAAGTCCCATCTGGCCATCGTCCAGAGGGTAAACAACGAGGGCGAGGGTGACCCCTTCTATGAGGTCATGGGCATCGTGACCCTGGAGGACGTTATCGAAGAGATCATTAAGTCGGAGATACTGGACGAGACGGATCTCTATA CTGACAATCGCTCTAAACGTCGCGTGTCTCACCATGAGAGGAAGCAGCAGGACTTCTCCATCTTTAAACTGTCTGAGAACGAGTTGAAGGTGAAGATCTCACCACAGCTTCTCCTCGCTACGCACCGCTTCCTGTCCACAG AGGTGGAGCCCTTTAAGCCGGTCCACCTATCAGAGAAAATCTTACTACGCCTCATCAAACACCCCAGTGTGGTCCAGGAGCTCAGCTACGACGAGAAGAACAAGCTTGCCCCACAACACTTCCTGATCCAGAGAAACAAACCCGTCGACTACTTCATCTTGGTCCTACAG GGTCGTGTTGAGGTGGAGTTCGGAAAAGAGGCCCTGAGGTTTGAGAATGGAGCGTTTGCCTACTACGGAGTTCCTGCCATCATGCCCACAG TCCACAGATCCCCCTCTCGTAGCAGTGGTCTGGACCGCTCTGAATCTATGCTGTGTGGGGGCAGTCTGGGCCAGCTCAATGGAGGGGGGAGTGTCTACCTGCCTGACTACTCAGTCAGACAGCTAACTCACCTGCAGATCATCAAG ATCACTCGTAGCCACTACCAGAATGCCCTGACAGCGACCAGGATGGACAGCTCCCCCCAGACTCCCGACACAGATGCCCGACCTACCGACGGGAATACCCCTGACCCTCCCGTCCCGGACCACCTCCTGCCCCCCAGGGACACCCGACCCAGCTCGGCCAGAACCAGGGGACAGCAATCCTCGCTCCCGCACAGCACCTCACTGCTCAACGAGAAGAACCGCATCGTCC GCAGTAAGTCTGACGGCCAGAAGAGCCCCAGCGACTCGGTGTTCCTTCGGATGGATGAGATCCCCTACATCAGGGAGGACCACTCGGAGACGGACGGCGCTAATG ACACAGCCTCTGTCGCTATAGAAACAGACGCCCCCTCCTCCATCATCAGTAGTCTGTCTCTGAGCGGATCGGAGGACACGCTGGGAAAGAAACTGCTGCTCAAACTCA GTCACAAGAAGAGGAAAAAGTCCAGAGAAGGAGACAAGACCCCTGAGGACACATCGGAGCAACCATTGGTCAAGACCTAG